A single region of the Schizosaccharomyces osmophilus chromosome 3, complete sequence genome encodes:
- a CDS encoding nicotinamide-nucleotide adenylyltransferase, giving the protein MLDLQNYKKIVDNFRSSQDEIRFLDQQPPKEADLYVLDSSFNPPHNAHLGMCHFVPEGSNLVLLLSIANADKTEAPATLDIRLTMLEALKQRIKNRNVSIALCKYALFADKCVCLSKYCSPKEQIYLVGFDTLIRILNCKYYPEKSIQKTLSPFFERSRILCFYRETDDSTREELQKTYPSKLEKGELENVATEWSTRIHFAKLDSNMGKGVSSTAIRKAISSGNEGVQSRMIPNEVLTIIKVTNPYS; this is encoded by the exons ATGTTGGATTTACAAAATTACAAGAAGATTGTCGATAATTTTAGATCATCTCAAGACGAGATTCGATTTTTAGACCAGCAACCTCCAAAAGAAGCTGACTTATATG TACTCGATAGTTCCTTTAATCCTCCGCACAATGCGCACTTGGGAATGTGTCATTTTGTTCCTGAAGGAAGTAACTtagttttgcttttgagcATTGCAAACGCTGACAAAACTGAGGCTCCAGCGACCTTGGACATTAGGTTAACAATGTTGGAAGCTCTAAAACAACGTATTAAGAACCGTAATGTTTCAATCGCCCTTTGTAAGTACGCACTATTTGCCGACAAATGTGTATGTTTGTCAAAGTACTGTTCTCCTAAAGAGCAAATTTATTTGGTCGGATTTGACACTTTGATAAGAATTCTGAATTGTAAATATTATCCAGAAAAATcgattcaaaaaactttgaGTCCCTTTTTTGAGCGCTCTCGAATTCTCTGCTTTTATCGCGAAACAGATGATTCAACAAGAGAAGAGCTGCAGAAAACCTACCCATCCAAACTTGAGAAAGGAGAACTAGAAAATGTGGCTACAGAATGGTCTACTAGGATTCACTTTGCCAAATTGGACAGCAACATGGGAAAAGGTGTTAGCAGTACAGCAATACGAAAAGCCATTTCTTCTGGCAACGAAGGAGTGCAATCACGGATGATACCAAATGAAGTCTTAACTATCATAAAAGTTACAAATCCCTACAGCTAA
- a CDS encoding nuclear/mitochondrial metal-dependent protein hydrolase, MYG1-like protein yields MSSVKTIATHNGAFHADEALAVYMLRNLDTYRNAKVVRSRDPQLLDSCDIVVDVGGKYDGIKYFDHHQREFSDTLSSKYKTRLSSAGLVYKHFGKEVITSVLVGKQLSQKDLDILYEKIYTSFIEGLDANDNGISPFPADLTPTFKAAMSLPEMVSTYIPSWNSEKQDEEAFLECFQKASEFIGSWFVRTVNDYASSWLPAKTLAREAVLEAKDSPILIMGKFFPWKSHLYDIEKELNIEGQFKYAIYSDGKGWRVQAVAIGPTSFTSRLALPEPWRGIRDENLSRLTGIPNCIFVHASGFIGGNATYEGALEMAKRALTF; encoded by the exons ATGAGTTCCGTGAAGACAATTGCTACACATAATGGCGCGTTCCATGCGGACGAAG CTCTTGCCGTTTATATGCTTCGTAATTTAGACACCTATCGTAACGCCAAAGTGGTTCGTTCTCGTGATCCCCAACTCTTAGACAGTTGCGATATTGTTGTGGACGTCGGCGGAAAATATGACGGTATCAAGTATTTTGATCATCATCAACGTGAATTCAGTGATACTTTGTCTTCCAAGTACAAAACCCGCCTTTCTAGTGCTGGTTTGGTGTACAAACACTTTGGTAAAGAGGTGATCACCTCTGTCTTGGTGGGCAAGCAATTATCTCAAAAAGACTTGGACATCTTGTATGAAAAAATCTACACTTCTTTTATTGAAGGTCTGGATGCAAATGATAATGGTATTTCACCTTTCCCTGCTGACTTGACTCCTACGTTCAAAGCTGCCATGAGTCTTCCAGAAATGGTGTCCACTTACATCCCCTCTTGGAATTCTGAAAAACAAGACGAAGAGGCATTCTTGGAATGTTTCCAGAAGGCCTCAGAGTTCATCGGTAGCTGGTTTGTTCGTACTGTAAACGACTACGCTTCTTCTTGGTTGCCCGCAAAAACTTTGGCGCGTGAAGCCGTTCTCGAGGCAAAGGATTCTCCTATTTTGATTATGGGCAAATTCTTTCCTTGGAAGAGTCATCTCTATgacattgaaaaagaactcAATATAGAGGGACAATTTAAGTATGCTATTTATTCAGACGGAAAAGGTTGGCGCGTTCAAGCTGTCGCTATCGGTCCTACTTCATTCACTTCTCGTCTCGCTCTCCCCGAACCCTGGAGAGGAATTCGTGATGAAAACCTTTCTAGATTAACCGGAATTCCCAATTGTATTTTTGTTCACGCATCGGGTTTCATTGGAGGAAATGCTACTTATGAAGGAGCTTTAGAAATGGCTAAACGTGCATTAACTTTTTAA
- the rps2502 gene encoding 40S ribosomal protein S25, whose translation MAPKKKWSKGKVKDKAQHATVFDKTLIDRINKEVPAFKFVSVSVLVDRMKMNGALARIAIKDLADRGVIQKVDHSSKQLIYTRIPAATA comes from the exons ATG GCACCTAAGAAGAAATGGTCTAAAGGAAAAGTGAAAGACAAGGCTCAACACGCCACTGTCTTCGACAAGACTCTTATTGACCGTATCAACAAGGAGGTTCCCGCTTTCAAGTTTGTCTCTGTTTCTGTCCTTGTGGACCGTATGAAGATGAACGGTGCTCTTGCCCGAATCGCCATCAAAGATTTGGCTGACCGTGGTGTTATCCAAAAAGTGGACCACTCTTCTAAGCAGCTCATTTACA CTCGTATCCCTGCTGCTACTGCCTAA
- the mrc1 gene encoding claspin, Mrc1, producing the protein MDTEHQGPVMDSEEAVHDVELSENENSSNELLETPRTRVKRMLAKFDDDYEPAAIVNETEVPAKDVQNNSDIQMDDDLQSKFNSAYERVKQRLQSEKKNNIASEKENLENERLESNIGSVQQASTPSSPVEQEPVQVAPLDRESRLKQLVEKKKKELKAQQDDLFNLDEPAAVNEGSSDADSNQEEEGVAPESKSYGMERGYRKASKKALLDLHRNTAKLTREVARKPEIKIGKKVTLNDFFGKIGFKPKTETGKNSKDESVSTQNITEDIPSKENADPNPRVEGSNDENPLNSDDSSDNDVDKGMKIGELNMPDLGQSSLFSNMLPKETTPKLSIKDKIQKLSKKMYTETSDSESDLEIETRPKTATLDTVQSVKSSENVDTVAERLKKLAGIRVHTKGNTKPEEKEFRMKEFNRDLMKRAAMMSKAEREETEKDLEKQGLLVSDPDKDEEEQLGYIERARKEAENIRQKEHELGGDGSSDDDQEADYEDVSANKKPKTVISDVIIQATQSESSDASLKKRKNNRVVLDDDEIEEQNNSSSDMRVVDSDNEDDLRIDDFSHSSKENKEEKESKEDPSAFYFQNMLPSDSQLSIVDANFSQPPPRWTLSNITPLEEDTVPTQIDALIPTQVDASIPTQVDSIKKDEPSQLVKTQVDKENDEATSLPRKDLLQRRPGKGDSKVNFTSFVEDQAEESEDEYAGMGGVSDDDDGNEELEPEIKNMIDDETKLKKEEIASMAQYARDQEIDKDSKLVEQLMKDVTTGGLRKRRRNNVGLLDDSDDDDDEHNGIRREKLKELRRRKLMKHENLEILGGGKRKAFLATVEDNLVDTTDNLHWLDNNDEDSGIGSSELGEEHVRSDPVEVDDGEDAIRERDGLLEKANRNYVDRSELSKAISKTSLTGKDDIDLPATLKTMMRKSKRSKMDGSAGDISSSNLKTSTLVSSTQRTTGRRFKGLMQVSNTNNREKPQIQGSQATAANPSVPNKPNLLASLNNFSDFD; encoded by the coding sequence ATGGATACCGAGCATCAGGGACCAGTAATGGATTCGGAAGAAGCAGTTCATGATGTTGAATTATCAGAAAATGAGAACTCGTCAAATGAACTCTTAGAGACTCCACGGACTCGAGTGAAGAGAATGCTAGCGAAGTTTGATGATGATTATGAGCCTGCTGCTATTGTAAACGAAACAGAGGTTCCTGCCAAGGATGTCCAAAATAACTCTGATATCCAGATGGACGACGATTTACAGTCCAAATTTAATTCAGCCTATGAGCGTGTTAAGCAACGATTACAGagcgaaaagaaaaataatattgcatctgaaaaagaaaatctgGAGAATGAAAGGTTGGAAAGCAATATTGGTAGCGTCCAACAAGCCTCGACGCCAAGTTCTCCGGTAGAACAGGAACCAGTTCAAGTTGCACCGCTTGACCGCGAGTCTCGCTTAAAACAATTagttgaaaagaaaaagaaagaattgaaagctCAACAGGATGATCTCTTTAATCTAGATGAACCAGCCGCCGTCAACGAAGGTTCTTCAGATGCCGACAGTaatcaagaagaagaaggagtGGCACCTGAGAGTAAATCATATGGCATGGAGCGTGGATATCGAAAAGCCTCCAAGAAAGCACTTCTTGACCTTCATCGAAATACTGCAAAACTGACACGTGAAGTAGCTAGAAAACCTGAGATAAAAATCGGCAAGAAAGTTACTCTAAATGATTTCTTTGGTAAGATTGGATTTAAGCCCAAAACGGAAACTGGAAAAAATTCGAAAGATGAGTCAGTATCAACGCAGAATATAACTGAAGATATTCcttcaaaggaaaatgcTGACCCCAATCCTAGAGTAGAGGGAAGTAATGATGAAAACCCATTGAACTCTGATGACTCGTCAGACAATGATGTTGATAAGGGAATGAAAATAGGTGAACTGAATATGCCGGACTTAGGACAGTCGAGTTTGTTCAGTAACATGCTTCCGAAGGAAACAACACCTAAATTATCTATAAAGgacaaaattcaaaaactcTCTAAGAAAATGTATACCGAAACTTCAGATTCAGAATCGGACTTAGAAATAGAGACTCGTCCAAAAACGGCGACGCTGGACACAGTACAgtcagtcaaatcttcagagAATGTTGACACGGTTGCTGAGAGACTAAAGAAGCTTGCTGGCATTAGGGTTCACACGAAAGGAAACACGAAgcctgaagaaaaagaatttagaatgaaagaattcaaCCGAgatttgatgaaaagagCTGCAATGATGTCAAAAGctgaaagagaagaaacaGAGAAAGACTTAGAAAAGCAAGGGCTTTTGGTTTCCGATCCTgacaaagatgaagaagagcaatTAGGATATATTGAACGTGCTAGAAAGGAAGCGGAAAATATACGGCAAAAAGAGCATGAACTTGGTGGAGATGGTTCTTCAGACGATGACCAAGAAGCTGATTATGAGGATGTTTCTGCCAATAAAAAACCTAAGACAGTAATTTCCGATGTAATCATTCAGGCGACGCAATCTGAGTCATCCGATGCaagtttgaagaaaagaaaaaacaatcgCGTTGTATTAGATGATGATGAGATTGAGGAGCAGAATAATTCTTCATCTGACATGAGGGTTGTGGATTCCGACAATGAGGATGATTTGCGAATTGATGACTTCTCCCATTCATCAAAGgagaataaagaagaaaaggaaagcaaagaagaTCCCTCTGctttctattttcaaaatatgctTCCATCAGATTCACAGCTCTCTATTGTCGATGCAAATTTCAGTCAGCCCCCTCCTAGATGGACATTATCGAATATTACACCGCTTGAAGAAGACACTGTACCAACACAAATAGATGCCTTGATACCCACTCAAGTGGACGCATCAATACCGACTCAGGTAGATTCGATTAAGAAAGATGAGCCAAGCCAGTTGGTAAAAACCCAGGTGGACAAGGAAAACGATGAAGCTACTTCTCTTCCCAGAAAGGATCTATTACAGAGGCGTCCAGGAAAGGGTGACTCAAAAGTCAATTTCACGAGTTTTGTAGAAGATCAAGCTGAAGAGTCCGAAGATGAATATGCTGGAATGGGAGGAGTTTCAGATGACGACGACGGAAACGAGGAGTTGGAGccagaaatcaaaaacatgattgatgatgaaacaaagctgaagaaagaagaaatagcATCGATGGCTCAATATGCTCGTGATCAAGAAATTGACAAGGACAGCAAATTAGTCGAACAGCTTATGAAAGATGTCACGACCGGTGGGCTTCGGAAAAGACGTAGGAACAATGTAGGCTTATTAGACGATAGCGATGACGATGATGATGAGCACAACGGAATTCGACGAGAAAAGCTTAAGGAGCTTCGAAGACGGAAGTTGATGAAGCATGAGAACTTGGAGATTCTTGGCGgaggaaaaaggaaagcgTTTTTGGCTACAGTTGAGGATAATTTGGTAGATACTACTGATAATCTTCATTGGTTAGACAATAACGATGAAGATTCCGGTATAGGATCTTCTGAACTTGGAGAAGAGCATGTTAGGTCTGATCCTGTGGAAGTTGACGATGGCGAAGATGCAATTCGTGAAAGAGATGGACTATTAGAAAAGGCAAATCGGAATTATGTTGATCGCTCGGAATTAAGTAAAGCGATTTCAAAGACGTCTTTGACCGGAAAGGATGACATTGATTTACCGGCAACATTGAAGACAATGATGCGAAAATCGAAAAGGAGTAAAATGGACGGAAGTGCTGGCGATatatcttcttcaaacCTAAAAACCTCTACTCTTGTTTCCTCCACGCAACGAACTACTGGTCGTAGATTCAAGGGTCTCATGCAGGTTTCAAATACTAACAACAGGGAAAAGCCTCAGATTCAAGGTTCGCAAGCTACAGCAGCCAACCCATCTGTTCCTAATAAACCGAACTTGCTGGCTTCTCTCAACAACTTTTCTGATTTTGATTGA
- the spt6 gene encoding histone H3-H4 chaperone Spt6, whose product MSELGVSGSPNESPNVEKNNDGPIEDGRDVNADEINEEGEGDRLDNNEHHDSSEESETDEEAERAIREGFIVEDEDDEAPQEALKKKKRKKRAEEEKAPQGMLDEDDLELVMENTGQDNRTKLKRLKRGRDQEEDLEKIFSEDEDQEEKEPTEREEGIDEPDRAYGRRNGVMDEFADFIEQDEFEDEEPQEEKYDVTPQIESVRPEALGISEDDYIQIYEIFGDGADYAFALEDEDVEDELQEPVSLKTIFEPSELQEKMLTEEDEIIRITDEPERMQLYMRRNADCADQELLDESLWITNRLLEKRHDMKSDLLDHFRSAVRHTVHFFVRESLEVPFIWQHRRDYIIHYDRQRDSITPLLNQDDLWCIFNLCTRYWSLHSKKKDLMKLYSDLGISDEMVVTLCQEASSLETVDDLNDYLHFTYSEQIRDRALLVGTGLRRPQVSKYSFYEKTKKSPLYHLVKEFGISARDFSFNVVQGARLRFVEDVSVSPQELATSYVSTDLTDHESVLQRARKVFAEEVAHDPYFRKAFRDKLFQTGVVSTLATQKGVRKIDNEHPYYDFKYLKGKPLASFEQSPILFLKMLKAEEEGLIQLSVDFSDKNTVFNDFFELILSDSYSENATKWNSQREMVLKDVFKQLSTLAPGAIRETLRSKYLDELGMLCRTRLYSRLDQAPYEPTTKNFDRGTIPSVLAVSNGKGEPSDAIICLFVNDMGEPVDSIKLPDFRDPANQAMFTDFVDKVNPDVIGVSGMSVAAHKVRQNVQVSLSSRDPVDIVMVNDEIARLYQNSSRATDEFPSFSTITLYCIALARYVQNPLFEYAALGHDLLSLSFDPWQHLLPSETLWRYLETALVDVSSLVGIDINEAVNNKYEANILPYIAGLGPRKADYILKKIATVGGRIDNRSDLISKQIVTRKIFINCSSFFIIPNDEYPNMDILDTTRIHNEDYELARKMASDALELDEEDIEELEASKGVVYHLLEDNEVAKVDELVLEEYADQLEREFHQRKRSTLEKVRRELKDPYGEQRNMFHKLTPSEIFLMLTGENPRNLRPDTLVPVNVKRVTNRFVAVKLDCDVDGDIKADEVSDDFIPPPQLLQAGQTVEAIIISLNEQNFTAELSLRNSIMQTVQVKQKDRSHLTAYWDAEAEDRDNEKMHAETQAEQRVARVIKHPLFKDLNASQAEAYLSKLQVGDLVIRPSSKGSDHIVVTWKVGESAFQHIDVLELDKENEFSIGQRLIVKGRFENMTYQYSDLDELIVMHIKAIAKKIDEMCMHEKYRPGGRTETEHWLDSYSEANPKRSCYTFCSDQDHPGYFVLCFKAGVASPVLAWPVKVIPNAYFLQGNVYADMTALCNGFKLLYAARAKGSRR is encoded by the coding sequence ATGAGTGAACTTGGGGTTTCTGGTTCACCAAATGAAAGCCCaaatgttgaaaaaaataatgacGGCCCTATAGAAGACGGACGCGATGTAAACGCGgatgaaataaatgaagaaggTGAAGGTGATCGTTTAGATAATAATGAACATCACGACTCTTCAGAAGAATCTGAAACGGATGAGGAAGCTGAACGAGCGATCCGTGAAGGATTCATAGTCGAAGATGAAGACGATGAGGCACCTCAAGAAGccttgaagaagaaaaagcgcAAAAAACGCGccgaggaagaaaaagcacCTCAAGGTATGCTGGATGAGGATGATCTAGAATTGGTCATGGAGAATACTGGTCAGGATAATCGGACAAAACTAAAAAGGCTGAAGCGAGGACGTGACCAGGAGGAAgatcttgaaaaaattttttcagaagatgaagatcaagaagaaaaagaacccACTGAGCGAGAAGAGGGAATCGATGAACCCGACCGTGCATATGGAAGACGCAATGGGGTTATGGACGAATTTGCGGATTTCATTGAACAGGACGAATTTGAGGATGAAGAGCctcaagaagaaaagtatGATGTGACTCCTCAAATTGAATCGGTTCGACCAGAGGCATTGGGCATATCCGAAGATGACTACATTCAAATATACGAGATTTTCGGTGATGGAGCCGACTATGCTTTTGCcttggaagatgaagacGTTGAAGATGAACTTCAAGAGCCTGTTAGTTTGAAAACTATATTCGAGCCCAGTGaacttcaagaaaaaatgcttacggaagaagatgaaattaTTCGTATAACCGACGAACCTGAACGCATGCAGTTATATATGAGAAGAAATGCCGATTGCGCTGACCAAGAATTACTTGACGAAAGTCTCTGGATCACCAATCGATTGTTGGAAAAGAGGCATGATATGAAGAGCGACTTGTTAGACCATTTCCGATCCGCTGTACGGCATACAGTTCATTTCTTCGTTCGAGAAAGTCTTGAAGTTCCCTTCATATGGCAACACCGTCGAGATTACATAATTCATTATGATCGCCAGCGTGATTCTATAACCCCGCTACTTAACCAAGATGATCTCTGGTGTATTTTCAACTTATGCACCAGATACTGGTCTCTCCATAGCAAGAAGAAGGATCTCATGAAATTATATTCTGATCTAGGTATCAGTGATGAGATGGTTGTTACATTATGCCAAGAAGCATCTTCCTTGGAAACAGTAGATGACTTGAATGATTATCTTCACTTTACTTATTCCGAACAAATTCGGGATCGTGCTTTGTTGGTTGGCACTGGCCTACGCCGACCTCAAGTATCAAAGTATTCCTTTTATGAAAAGACTAAAAAATCCCCACTTTATCATCTCGTAAAAGAGTTCGGTATTAGCGCTAGAgacttttcattcaatgTTGTCCAAGGTGCTCGTCTTCGTTTTGTTGAAGATGTTTCAGTATCACCTCAAGAACTTGCCACTTCGTATGTCTCTACCGATCTCACCGATCATGAGTCGGTTTTGCAAAGAGCTCGCAAGGTGTTCGCTGAAGAGGTTGCTCATGATCCCTATTTTAGAAAAGCATTTAGAGATAAATTATTTCAAACCGGCGTTGTATCTACATTAGCAACACAAAAGGGTGTTCGTAAGATTGACAACGAGCATCCTTATTACGATTTTAAATACTTAAAGGGCAAGCCATTGGCATCCTTTGAACAGTCTCCTATCctgtttttaaaaatgctaaaagctgaagaagaagggCTTATACAATTATCGGTTGACTTTAGCGATAAAAACACTGTCTTTaatgacttttttgaaCTTATATTATCCGATAGTTATTCAGAAAATGCCACTAAATGGAATTCTCAACGAGAAATGGTCTTAAAAGATGTCTTCAAGCAGTTATCAACTTTAGCGCCAGGCGCAATTCGTGAAACCCTCCGTTCCAAATATTTGGATGAACTAGGAATGCTTTGCCGTACAAGGTTGTATTCCAGATTGGATCAAGCACCTTATGAACCTACAACGAAAAATTTTGACCGCGGGACCATTCCTTCGGTCTTAGCGGTTTCTAATGGCAAAGGTGAACCCTCTGATGCAATCATTTGTCTTTTCGTTAATGATATGGGTGAGCCAGTCGATTCAATCAAATTACCCGATTTTAGAGACCCTGCAAATCAAGCCATGTTTACTGACTTTGTTGATAAAGTCAACCCCGATGTCATTGGTGTCTCCGGAATGAGTGTTGCTGCACATAAAGTACGTCAGAATGTGCAAGTGTCTTTGAGCTCTCGTGATCCTGTCGATATTGTTATGGTAAACGATGAAATTGCTCGTCTTTACCAAAACTCTTCTCGCGCAACCGACGAGTTTCCAAGTTTTTCCACTATAACATTGTACTGCATTGCGCTGGCTCGCTACGTGCAGAATCCATTGTTTGAATATGCGGCTTTAGGTCATGACCTTCTGTCTTTGTCATTTGATCCCTGGCAGCATCTCTTACCTTCAGAGACTTTGTGGAGATATCTTGAAACTGCATTGGTAGACGTATCCTCGCTCGTTGGAATAGATATAAATGAGGCTGTCAATAATAAGTACGAGGCCAACATCCTTCCTTACATTGCAGGCTTAGGTCCTCGTAAAGCAGACTACATACTTAAAAAGATTGCAACAGTAGGTGGCCGAATTGACAACAGAAGTGACTTAATTTCTAAACAAATCGTTACAAGAAAGATTTTTATAAACTGCTCCTCATTCTTCATTATACCAAATGATGAATACCCAAACATGGATATCCTAGACACAACCCGTATCCATAATGAAGATTATGAACTCGCTCGTAAAATGGCTAGCGATGCTTTAGAATTAGATGAAGAGgatattgaagaattaGAAGCTAGCAAAGGTGTTGTGTATCACTTGCTAGAGGACAATGAAGTGGCGAAGGTTGATGAACTTGTACTTGAAGAATATGCTGATCAATTAGAACGTGAGTTCCATCAACGTAAAAGAAGTACATTAGAAAAAGTTCGTCGAGAGTTAAAAGATCCTTATGGGGAACAAAGGAATATGTTCCATAAACTTACTCCTTCAGAAATATTCCTCATGTTAACTGGtgaaaatccaagaaacTTGCGTCCTGATACGCTGGTTCCTGTAAACGTAAAGCGTGTTACTAATCGATTTGTTGCTGTTAAGCTCGACTGTGATGTTGATGGCGACATTAAAGCTGATGAAGTTAGTGATGACTTTATTCCACCTCCTCAGCTCCTTCAAGCAGGTCAGACAGTTGAAGCTATtatcatttctttaaatgAGCAGAATTTTACAGCGGAACTTTCCTTGAGAAACAGCATCATGCAGACTGTGCAGgttaaacaaaaggatcGTTCCCATTTGACAGCTTATTGGGATGCTGAAGCTGAAGACCGCGATAATGAGAAAATGCATGCCGAAACACAAGCTGAACAGCGAGTGGCTCGTGTCATTAAACATCCATTGTTTAAAGATTTAAATGCTTCTCAGGCAGAAGCGTATTTATCCAAGTTACAGGTTGGTGACTTAGTTATTCGACCGTCATCGAAAGGTTCTGATCATATTGTAGTAACTTGGAAAGTTGGTGAATCCGCCTTTCAGCATATTGATGTTTTGGAACtggataaagaaaatgagtTTAGCATTGGTCAACGATTGATTGTTAAAGGTCgttttgaaaatatgaCATACCAGTACAGCGATTTGGATGAATTGATTGTCATGCATATCAAAGCAATTGCTAAGAAGATTGATGAAATGTGCATGCATGAAAAATATAGACCGGGAGGTCGTACTGAAACTGAACATTGGCTAGATAGCTACTCTGAGGCTAATCCCAAGCGTTCTTGTTATACTTTTTGCTCTGATCAGGATCACCCGGGATATTTTGTCCTTTGTTTTAAAGCTGGCGTAGCTTCTCCAGTGTTGGCATGGCCCGTGAAAGTGATTCCAAACGCTTACTTTTTGCAAGGCAATGTTTATGCTGACATGACCGCCCTTTGCAATGGGTTTAAACTTTTGTATGCTGCGCGTGCAAAAGGTTCTAGACgctaa
- the has1 gene encoding ATP-dependent RNA helicase Has1 — MGKSELKRKKVQSEVKPEEELEKEAAIVQQDGIAVESTPEKKKKKKEKTARDQEKSEGESASVEENFKEVESEGNEDEGEQEVRGTANLNGSIQGEVENFSELPLSENTQKAIEDMSFEKMTEVQARTIPPLLAGRDVLGAAKTGSGKTLAFLIPAIEMLYALKFKPRNGTGVIIVSPTRELALQIFGVAKEVLKYHHQTYGIVIGGANRRAEAEKLVKGVNLLVATPGRLLDHLQNTKGFVYRNLRSLVIDEADRILEIGFEDEMRQIVKVLPSEDRQTSLFSATQTTKVEDLARISLRAGPLYINVDSSKDTSTVEGLEQGYVVVDSDKRFLLLFSFLKRNLKKKVLVFMSSCASVKYLAELLNYIDLPVLDLHGKQKQQRRTNTFFEFCNAERGILLCTDVAARGLDIPAVDWIVQYDPPDDPRDYIHRVGRTARGNQKRGKCLMFLTPSELGFLRYLKNARVPLNEYEFPANKIANVQSQLEKLVSKNYYLQQSAKDGYRSYLQAYASYSLKSIFDINKLDLAKVAKSFGFDHPPNVNITIGASGRTDKKERRGGYKSKGNVYSKQRSSSMSQDTDRNWSR, encoded by the coding sequence ATGGGTAAATCGGAATTGAAGCGTAAAAAGGTTCAGTCCGAAGTGAAACCTGAAGAGGAActcgaaaaagaagctgCTATAGTACAGCAGGACGGAATTGCTGTGGAATCAACCCccgagaaaaaaaagaaaaaaaaagagaaaactgCCAGAGACCAAGAAAAGAGTGAAGGAGAGAGTGCTTCGGTAGAAGagaattttaaagaagtTGAGAGCGAGGGAAATGAAGATGAGGGCGAACAGGAAGTTCGTGGAACAGCCAACTTGAATGGAAGTATTCAAGGAGAGgttgaaaacttttccgAGCTTCCTCTTTCTGAAAATACACAAAAGGCCATCGAAGATATGTCTTTTGAGAAAATGACTGAAGTACAAGCTCGTACGATTCCTCCTTTACTTGCTGGTCGCGATGTCTTAGGTGCTGCTAAGACTGGTAGCGGTAAGACACTTGCTTTCTTAATTCCAGCTATTGAAATGCTTTATGCATTGAAATTCAAGCCACGTAATGGTACAGGTGTGATTATTGTATCTCCAACCCGTGAATTGGCCcttcaaatttttggtGTTGCCAAGGAAGTCTTGAAATATCATCATCAGACATATGGTATCGTCATTGGAGGTGCGAATCGCCGTGCTGAAGCTGAGAAGCTTGTCAAGGGTGTCAACTTATTGGTGGCTACTCCTGGTCGATTGCTGGATCATTTGCAAAACACCAAGGGATTCGTTTATCGTAACCTTCGTTCTCTTGTCATTGATGAAGCCGATCGTATTTTGGAAATTGGTTTCGAAGACGAAATGCGTCAAATCGTTAAGGTGCTTCCTTCTGAAGACCGTCAAACCTCATTGTTTTCTGCCACTCAAACTACTAAAGTAGAGGACTTGGCCAGAATTTCTTTAAGAGCTGGTCCTCTATACATTAACGTTGACTCCTCGAAAGACACTTCAACAGTAGAAGGTTTGGAACAGGGCTACGTAGTGGTTGATTCTGACAAACgattccttcttttgttttctttcttaaaaagaaacttgaagaaaaaggtgCTCGTTTTCATGTCCTCCTGTGCATCTGTAAAGTACTTGGCCGAACTTTTGAATTACATCGACTTACCTGTTCTGGATCTTCACggcaaacaaaagcaacaGCGCCGTAcaaataccttttttgaGTTTTGTAACGCTGAAAGAGGTATTTTGCTGTGTACAGACGTTGCTGCTCGTGGTCTCGATATCCCTGCAGTAGACTGGATTGTTCAATATGATCCACCAGATGATCCTCGTGATTACATCCACCGTGTTGGTCGTACCGCTAGAGGCAACCAAAAGAGGGGTAAGTGTTTGATGTTCCTTACTCCTTCCGAACTTGGTTTCTTGCGCTATTTAAAGAACGCCAGAGTTCCCTTGAATGAATACGAGTTCCCTGCTAACAAAATCGCCAACGTCCAATCTCAGTTGGAAAAGCTTGTTTCTAAAAACTATTATTTGCAGCAATCTGCTAAAGATGGATACCGTTCATACCTTCAAGCTTATGCCTCTTACTCTTTAAAGTCGATATTTGACATCAATAAACTAGATTTAGCAAAGGTAGCAAAATCCTTTGGTTTTGATCATCCTCCTAATGTTAATATCACCATCGGTGCCAGTGGACGCACTGACAAGAAAGAGCGCCGTGGAGGTTataaaagcaaaggaaatgTTTATTCGAAGCAGCGATCTTCTAGCATGTCGCAAGACACAGATCGCAATTGGAGTCGTTAA